A single genomic interval of Suncus etruscus isolate mSunEtr1 chromosome 10, mSunEtr1.pri.cur, whole genome shotgun sequence harbors:
- the ARRDC1 gene encoding arrestin domain-containing protein 1 produces the protein MGRVQLFEIVLRHGRAVYSPGEPLAGAVRVRLGAPLPFRAIRVTCTSCCRVSSKPHDTSSVAEEGYMSSSLALADKGSLPSGEHSFPFQFLLPATVPTSFEGPFGKIIHQVRATIDTPRFSKDHQCSLVFYILSPLNLNSIPDIDQPNVAATTKKFSYKLVKTGSVVLTASTDLRGYVVGQVLRLQADIENQSGKDTSPVVASLLQKVSYKAKRWIYDVRTIAEVEGTGVKAWCRAQWQEQILVPALPQSALPGCSLIHVDYYLQVSLKVPETSVTLPVFIGNIAVNHAPLSPQPGPGLALPSGAPVPSAPPQEEAEAEARGPLCQDPVSLSTKSHSQQQYPAMAFHSVPGAPEPRPWEGSPAPHPVPPPLCISTGATIPYFTEGSQEPIPTTSTLILPPEYSSWGFPYEAPPSYEQSCLTPPS, from the exons ATGGGTCGGGTGCAGCTCTTCGAGATCGTCCTGAGACACGGCCGCGCCGTGTACAGCCCCGGGGAGCCGCTGGCCGGAGCCGTGCGCGTGCGTTTGGGAGCGCCGCTGCCCTTCCGAG CCATCCGGGTGACTTGTACCAGCTGCTGCAGGGTCTCCAGCAAGCCCCATGACACGTCCTCGGTGGCGGAGGAGGGCTACATGAGCAGCTCTCTGGCTCTGGCCGACAAGG GGAGCCTGCCCAGTGGAGAACACAGCTTTCCCTTCCAGTTCCTGCTTCCTG CCACAGTGCCCACATCCTTCGAGGGTCCCTTTGGGAAGATCATACACCAGGTGCGGGCTACCATCGACACGCCCCGATTCTCCAAGGACCACCAGTGCAGCCTTGTGTTCTACATCCTGAGTCCCCTGAACCTTAATAGCATCCCGGACATTGAT CAGCCCAATGTGGCCGCCACCACCAAGAAGTTCTCCTACAAGCTGGTGAAGACGGGCAGCGTGGTGCTCACTGCCAGCACCGATCTACGCGGCTACGTGGTTGGGCAGGTGTTGAGGTTGCAGGCGGACATTGAGAACCAGTCGGGCAAGGATACCAGCCCCGTGGTGGCCAGTTTGCTGCAG AAAGTGTCCTACAAGGCCAAGCGCTGGATCTATGATGTGCGGACCATTGCTGAAGTGGAGGGCACAGGTGTGAAGGCCTGGTGCCGGGCACAATGGCAGGAACAAATCCTGGTGCCCGCTTTGCCCCAGTCGGCCCTGCCGGGCTGCAGCCTCATCCATGTGGACTATTACCTACAG GTCTCACTGAAGGTGCCGGAAACCTCGGTGACCCTCCCTGTCTTCATTGGTAACATCGCCGTGAACCACGCCCCATTGAGCCCTCAGCCAGGGCCAGGTCTGGCGCTGCCTTCCGGTGCCCCAGTACCCTCAGCGCCACCCCAGGAGGAGGCCGAGGCTGAAGCTCGGGGGCCTCTGTGCCAGGACCCTGTCTCGCTCTCCACCAAGAGCCACTCCCAGCAGCAGTACCCGGCCATGGCCTTCCATTCTGTGCCAGGTGCTCCTGAGCCCCGCCCTTGGGAGGGCAGTCCTGCCCCCCATCCGGTGCCCCCTCCTTTGTGCATCTCCACAGGTGCCACAATCCCCTACTTCACAGAAGGCTCTCAGGAGCCCATCCCCACCACCAGCACCTTGATCCTGCCTCCTGAGTACAGCTCGTGGGGGTTCCCCTATG AGGCTCCGCCCTCCTATGAGCAGAGCTGCCTGACCCCCCCGAGTTGA